In one Bosea sp. RAC05 genomic region, the following are encoded:
- a CDS encoding ABC transporter ATP-binding protein/permease: protein MRKLSFAVALLAVVALVTGQQSGNAGTIGMGVVGALLAAALYRSTEIAFFLKIFSGIFGTEFVVFGGGALLAQAGLWPKDWMAVAPPASLATTVAVFGILIYAISFAPVVQRIARISSPYFLSDVSTEANLWLLGRYRVRLGRLAVALIVFLVVLNQAQVGIALRLNFFYRDFYNALQNYDVQAFWYQLIWVFGVWATISVISNLVEIVGQSVLLIRWREYMAADYNSRWLSSGAHYRMSLAGTADNPDQRIAEDTRAFLNQTYAFSLTLLTQVSTLVSFSIILWSLPVTIKVPGTDIIIPGFIFWATFLYAALATWITHLIGRHLIPLEFEQERREADFRFSMARLREYSEQIASMRGEKAELQHLGQRFRAIVANFFELMWRKLKITSFTLSYNQANVVIPFLLLAPGYFAKEFQLGTLTQTSSAFGRVESALSFIINSYQSIASYLASINRLTSFETAIAQAQAAGVGDKTIHRERAPDRNVHVGGAVLTLPNGAPIVRVDSLDLGQARRTLLIGPSGSGKSTLFRAIAGIWPFGEGRVGIPADAEVMLLPQRPYLPQGTLRAAMAYPAEADAYDDAAIRAAMEKVKLGHLQDRLDEIDLWGQRLSGGEQQRLAVARALLAKPDWLFLDEATASLDEKLEGELYATIDTALPQTRVVSIGHRSTLREMHDAVVTMEPNPDGTYTPRMTAKLPAEA from the coding sequence ATGCGCAAGTTGAGTTTCGCCGTCGCCCTGCTTGCCGTCGTGGCGCTCGTCACAGGCCAGCAGAGCGGCAACGCCGGCACGATCGGGATGGGCGTCGTCGGTGCTCTGCTGGCAGCGGCGCTGTATCGCTCGACCGAGATCGCCTTCTTCCTGAAGATCTTCTCCGGCATCTTCGGCACCGAATTCGTGGTCTTCGGCGGCGGCGCGCTGCTGGCGCAGGCGGGGCTCTGGCCGAAGGACTGGATGGCGGTCGCCCCGCCGGCGAGCCTGGCGACCACGGTCGCGGTCTTCGGCATCCTGATCTACGCGATCTCGTTTGCCCCTGTGGTCCAACGGATCGCGCGGATTTCGTCGCCCTATTTTCTCTCCGACGTCTCGACCGAGGCCAATCTCTGGCTGCTCGGCCGCTACCGGGTGAGGCTCGGCCGGCTCGCGGTGGCGCTGATCGTCTTCCTCGTGGTGCTCAACCAGGCGCAGGTCGGCATCGCGCTGAGGCTGAATTTCTTCTACCGCGACTTCTACAACGCGCTGCAGAACTACGATGTCCAGGCGTTCTGGTATCAGCTGATCTGGGTGTTCGGTGTCTGGGCGACGATTTCGGTCATCAGCAACCTGGTCGAGATCGTCGGGCAGTCGGTCCTGCTGATCCGCTGGCGCGAATACATGGCCGCCGACTACAACAGCCGCTGGCTGTCGAGCGGCGCGCATTACCGCATGTCGCTGGCCGGAACCGCCGACAATCCCGACCAGCGCATCGCCGAAGACACGCGCGCCTTCCTCAACCAGACCTACGCCTTCTCGCTGACGCTGCTCACGCAGGTGTCGACGCTGGTCTCGTTCTCGATCATCCTCTGGTCGCTGCCCGTGACGATCAAGGTGCCGGGCACCGACATCATCATTCCCGGCTTCATCTTCTGGGCGACGTTCCTGTATGCGGCACTGGCGACCTGGATCACGCATCTGATCGGCCGCCACCTGATCCCGCTCGAATTCGAGCAGGAGCGGCGCGAGGCGGATTTCCGCTTCTCGATGGCGCGCCTGCGCGAATATTCGGAACAGATCGCCTCGATGCGCGGCGAGAAGGCCGAGTTGCAGCATCTCGGCCAGCGCTTCCGCGCCATCGTGGCCAATTTCTTCGAGCTGATGTGGCGCAAGCTGAAGATCACGAGCTTCACGCTGTCCTACAACCAGGCCAATGTCGTCATCCCGTTCCTGCTGCTGGCCCCCGGCTACTTCGCCAAGGAGTTCCAGCTGGGCACCCTGACGCAGACCTCCTCGGCGTTCGGCCGGGTCGAGTCGGCGCTCTCCTTCATCATCAACAGCTACCAGTCGATCGCGTCCTACCTCGCTTCGATCAACCGTCTCACGAGCTTCGAGACCGCGATCGCACAGGCGCAGGCGGCCGGTGTCGGTGACAAGACGATCCACCGCGAGCGCGCGCCCGATCGCAACGTGCATGTCGGCGGCGCGGTGCTGACGCTGCCCAATGGCGCGCCGATCGTGCGCGTCGACAGTCTCGATCTCGGCCAGGCGCGGCGGACGCTGCTGATCGGGCCATCGGGCTCGGGCAAATCGACGCTGTTTCGGGCGATTGCCGGCATCTGGCCGTTCGGCGAGGGCCGCGTCGGCATTCCCGCCGACGCCGAGGTCATGCTGCTGCCGCAGCGCCCCTACCTGCCGCAGGGCACGCTGCGCGCTGCGATGGCGTATCCGGCGGAAGCCGACGCCTATGACGACGCGGCGATCCGCGCCGCGATGGAGAAGGTCAAGCTCGGCCATCTGCAGGACCGGCTCGACGAGATCGATCTCTGGGGCCAGCGCCTGTCGGGCGGCGAGCAGCAGCGGCTGGCGGTGGCGCGGGCACTGCTGGCGAAACCCGACTGGCTGTTCCTCGACGAGGCGACCGCCTCGCTCGACGAGAAGCTGGAGGGCGAACTCTACGCCACCATCGACACGGCCCTGCCGCAGACCCGCGTGGTCTCGATCGGCCATCGCTCGACCCTGCGCGAGATGCACGATGCGGTGGTGACGATGGAGCCGAATCCGGACGGCACCTATACGCCGCGCATGACGGCGAAGCTGCCGGCGGAGGCGTGA
- the phnD gene encoding phosphate/phosphite/phosphonate ABC transporter substrate-binding protein gives MLTRRSLLAGFGGSLTLPALTLPAFAQADWRQTIKEIRFGVSSAENEAAALARTQPVIDYLTKALGVPVKLYRVSDYAGLVEAMRADQLEFSRFGPAVYSLGRRVLGDKLQPLFRDVDNNGQEGYFSVIVVRADSPYRTVADLKGKNFAFADPNSTSGYAFPSYYLRKQGFDPATHFSGTVFSGSHDNSVLALVRGQFEAVATFQVNENSGVVQRLANKGMIPQGSTRVIWTSPLIPASPFSTRANLPEGLKRDFVAAMMAMKTAAPEVFRTFTDGQVSTYAPAKHEDYLDVIAVTEELDARRKQKPGG, from the coding sequence ATGCTCACGCGCCGCTCCCTTCTCGCCGGCTTCGGCGGTTCCTTGACCCTGCCGGCTTTGACCCTGCCGGCCTTCGCCCAGGCGGACTGGCGCCAGACCATCAAGGAAATCCGCTTCGGCGTGTCCTCGGCCGAGAACGAAGCGGCCGCGCTGGCCCGCACCCAGCCGGTCATCGACTACCTGACCAAGGCGCTCGGCGTGCCGGTCAAGCTCTACCGGGTCAGCGACTATGCCGGCCTCGTCGAGGCGATGCGCGCCGACCAGCTCGAATTCTCGCGCTTCGGACCCGCCGTCTATTCGCTCGGCCGGCGCGTGCTCGGCGACAAGCTGCAGCCGCTGTTCCGCGACGTCGACAACAACGGCCAGGAGGGCTATTTTTCCGTCATCGTCGTGCGCGCCGACAGCCCCTACCGGACCGTCGCCGATCTCAAGGGCAAGAATTTCGCCTTCGCCGACCCCAACTCGACCTCCGGCTACGCCTTCCCGTCCTATTATCTGCGCAAGCAGGGGTTCGATCCGGCCACGCATTTCAGCGGCACGGTCTTCTCCGGCAGCCATGACAATTCGGTGCTCGCGCTGGTGCGCGGCCAGTTTGAGGCCGTCGCGACCTTCCAGGTCAACGAAAACTCCGGCGTGGTGCAGCGGCTGGCCAACAAGGGGATGATCCCGCAGGGCTCGACGCGCGTGATCTGGACCTCCCCCTTGATCCCGGCGAGCCCGTTCTCGACCCGGGCCAATCTGCCCGAAGGCCTGAAGCGCGACTTCGTCGCGGCGATGATGGCGATGAAGACCGCTGCTCCCGAGGTCTTCAGGACCTTCACCGACGGCCAGGTCTCGACCTATGCCCCGGCGAAGCACGAGGACTATCTCGACGTCATCGCCGTGACCGAAGAACTGGACGCACGCCGCAAGCAGAAGCCCGGCGGCTGA
- the groL gene encoding chaperonin GroEL (60 kDa chaperone family; promotes refolding of misfolded polypeptides especially under stressful conditions; forms two stacked rings of heptamers to form a barrel-shaped 14mer; ends can be capped by GroES; misfolded proteins enter the barrel where they are refolded when GroES binds) has product MAAKEVRFSTDARDKMLRGVDILANAVKVTLGPKGRNVVIEKSFGAPRITKDGVTVAKEIELADKFENMGAQMVREVASRQNDHAGDGTTTATVLAQAIVREGAKSVAAGMNPMDLKRGIDLAVEAIVADLKKNSKKVTSNAEVAQVGTISANGDESVGKMISTAMQKVGNEGVITVEEAKTAETELDVVEGMQFDRGYLSPYFITNSEKMVAELEDPYILIFEKKLSSLQAMLPILEAVVQTGKPLLIIAEDVEGEALATLVVNKLRGGLKVAAVKAPGFGDRRKAMLEDISILTAGQMISEDLGIKLETVTLQMLGRAKKVRIEKENTTIIDGAGKKKDIEARVSQIKAQIEETTSDYDREKLQERLAKLAGGVAVIRVGGATEVEVKEKKDRVDDALNATRAAVEEGILPGGGVALLRALSSVKSLKTQNDDQKTGVEIVRKAIMAPARQIVDNAGGDGAVVIGKLLESKDYAWGYNAQTGEYGDLVKAGIIDPTKVVRTAIQDAASIAGLLITTEAMIAELPKKDSPMPPMGGGGMGGMDF; this is encoded by the coding sequence ATGGCTGCCAAAGAAGTCCGCTTTTCCACCGATGCGCGCGACAAGATGCTGCGCGGCGTCGACATCCTCGCCAACGCGGTCAAGGTCACGCTCGGTCCCAAGGGCCGCAACGTCGTGATCGAGAAGTCGTTCGGCGCTCCCCGCATCACCAAGGACGGCGTCACCGTCGCCAAGGAGATCGAGCTCGCCGACAAGTTCGAGAACATGGGCGCCCAGATGGTTCGCGAAGTCGCGTCCCGTCAGAACGACCATGCCGGCGACGGCACCACGACCGCCACGGTCCTGGCCCAGGCCATCGTCCGTGAGGGCGCCAAGTCGGTTGCGGCCGGCATGAACCCGATGGACCTGAAGCGCGGCATCGATCTCGCCGTCGAGGCGATCGTCGCCGACCTCAAGAAGAACTCGAAGAAGGTCACCTCGAACGCCGAAGTCGCGCAGGTCGGCACGATCTCCGCCAACGGCGACGAGTCGGTCGGCAAGATGATCTCGACCGCCATGCAGAAGGTCGGCAACGAGGGTGTCATCACCGTCGAGGAGGCCAAGACCGCCGAGACCGAGCTCGACGTCGTCGAGGGCATGCAGTTCGACCGCGGCTACCTCTCGCCCTACTTCATCACCAACTCGGAGAAGATGGTCGCCGAGCTGGAAGACCCCTACATCCTGATCTTCGAGAAGAAGCTGTCCTCGCTCCAGGCGATGCTGCCGATCCTCGAGGCCGTGGTGCAGACCGGCAAGCCGCTGCTCATCATCGCCGAGGACGTCGAGGGCGAGGCTCTCGCCACGCTCGTCGTCAACAAGCTCCGTGGCGGCCTGAAGGTCGCGGCCGTCAAGGCTCCGGGCTTCGGTGACCGCCGCAAGGCCATGCTCGAGGACATCTCGATCCTGACCGCCGGCCAGATGATCTCGGAAGACCTCGGCATCAAGCTCGAGACCGTGACCCTCCAGATGCTCGGCCGCGCCAAGAAGGTGCGCATCGAGAAGGAGAACACCACGATCATCGACGGCGCCGGCAAGAAGAAGGACATCGAGGCCCGCGTTTCGCAGATCAAGGCGCAGATCGAGGAGACCACCTCGGACTACGACCGCGAGAAGCTCCAGGAGCGTCTGGCCAAGCTCGCCGGCGGCGTCGCGGTCATCCGCGTCGGCGGCGCGACCGAGGTCGAGGTCAAGGAGAAGAAGGACCGCGTCGACGACGCCCTGAACGCCACCCGCGCTGCGGTGGAAGAGGGCATCCTGCCGGGCGGCGGCGTCGCTCTGCTGCGCGCGCTCTCCTCGGTCAAGTCGCTCAAGACCCAGAACGACGACCAGAAGACCGGCGTCGAGATCGTCCGCAAGGCGATCATGGCCCCGGCCCGTCAGATCGTCGACAACGCCGGCGGTGACGGCGCGGTCGTGATCGGCAAGCTGCTCGAGTCGAAGGACTACGCCTGGGGCTACAACGCCCAGACCGGCGAGTACGGCGATCTGGTCAAGGCCGGCATCATCGACCCGACCAAGGTCGTGCGCACCGCCATCCAGGACGCCGCTTCGATCGCGGGCCTGCTGATCACCACCGAGGCGATGATCGCGGAGCTCCCGAAGAAGGACTCCCCGATGCCCCCGATGGGCGGCGGCGGCATGGGCGGCATGGACTTCTGA
- the groES gene encoding co-chaperone GroES, whose translation MKFRPLHDRVVVRRLDGEEKTKGGIIIPDTAKEKPQEGEIVAVGPGARDEAGKLVALDVKKGDRVLFGKWSGTEVKIDGQDLLIMKESDIMGVIG comes from the coding sequence ATGAAGTTCCGTCCGCTGCATGACCGCGTTGTGGTCCGCCGCCTTGATGGCGAAGAGAAGACCAAGGGTGGCATCATCATCCCCGACACCGCCAAGGAGAAGCCGCAGGAGGGCGAGATCGTCGCCGTCGGCCCCGGCGCCCGTGACGAAGCCGGCAAGCTCGTGGCCCTGGACGTCAAGAAGGGCGACCGCGTCCTTTTCGGCAAGTGGTCCGGCACCGAGGTGAAGATCGATGGTCAGGACCTCCTGATCATGAAGGAATCCGACATCATGGGCGTCATCGGCTGA
- a CDS encoding MarR family winged helix-turn-helix transcriptional regulator gives MTTPDPSPATPELLDDIARTCVALHVRMTARAVTRAYDEAMRSSGLKITQFVLLSALSTGAWRSVTELAERFALERTSLTRNLQLLAAEGLIEPVACKGRASIYGVTPKGRAAIDAAIPHWRAAQERIEGGLGKDDWSHMRDRLKALRRVARGAG, from the coding sequence ATGACCACCCCCGATCCGTCGCCCGCCACGCCTGAGCTCCTCGACGACATCGCCCGCACCTGCGTCGCGCTACATGTGCGGATGACGGCGCGCGCCGTCACCCGCGCCTATGACGAGGCGATGCGCTCGAGCGGGCTGAAGATCACCCAGTTCGTGCTGCTCTCGGCGCTGAGCACCGGCGCCTGGCGCTCGGTCACCGAACTGGCGGAGCGCTTCGCGCTGGAGCGCACCTCTCTGACCCGGAATCTCCAGCTGCTCGCGGCGGAGGGGCTGATCGAGCCGGTCGCCTGCAAGGGCAGGGCGTCGATCTATGGCGTGACGCCGAAGGGGCGAGCCGCCATCGACGCGGCAATCCCGCACTGGCGCGCCGCGCAGGAGAGGATCGAGGGCGGGCTCGGCAAGGACGACTGGAGCCATATGCGCGACCGTCTCAAGGCGCTGCGGCGCGTGGCGCGCGGAGCCGGCTGA
- a CDS encoding PaaI family thioesterase, with amino-acid sequence MARDVGVVSRETLLAGSGLDFLRGMIEGRHPGPPFADAMDLDLVEVEEGRVVFTGRPSARFFNPLGTVHGGWTATILDSAMACATHATLKPGEGYTTLEMKLNYVRPVMPESGIVRCEGKVIHRGGTVATSEGRLLDARGKLLAHGTETCVIFPARAPR; translated from the coding sequence ATGGCGCGCGACGTCGGAGTGGTATCGCGGGAGACGCTGCTGGCAGGCAGCGGCCTCGATTTCCTGCGCGGCATGATCGAGGGCCGCCATCCTGGCCCGCCCTTTGCCGATGCGATGGATCTCGATCTTGTCGAGGTGGAGGAGGGCAGGGTGGTCTTCACCGGGCGTCCCTCGGCGCGCTTCTTCAACCCGCTCGGCACGGTCCATGGCGGCTGGACCGCGACGATCCTCGATTCCGCAATGGCCTGCGCCACCCATGCGACGCTGAAGCCCGGCGAGGGCTACACCACCCTGGAGATGAAGCTGAACTATGTCCGCCCGGTCATGCCCGAGAGCGGCATCGTGCGCTGTGAGGGCAAGGTCATCCACCGCGGCGGCACGGTGGCGACCAGCGAGGGCCGGCTGCTCGACGCGCGCGGCAAGCTGCTCGCGCATGGCACCGAGACCTGCGTGATCTTTCCGGCGCGGGCGCCGCGGTGA
- a CDS encoding DMT family transporter, with protein sequence MSLSPALRALLGIALLTVMDAVIKAQMQEHSFIVALFMRFAMGGVCALVVLAIARPPVPTRASVIGNSVRVPVVVLTAGSFFYSISVLPLAEALTLAFLAPVFVALLGGVLLKEKMDARIWQALGFGVAGMLVMVWPRLQGQVSGAGLGVAAALFSAVAYAFNLILLRRIALKEHPAVIVAFQNCGPALLLAVPAALVFVPLSAADLLIYLAAGALGVAGHLTLTSAFARAEASRLAPLEYTALIWASLLGYVFFDEVPLITTYAGAVLIVAGAIAISRR encoded by the coding sequence ATGAGCCTCAGCCCCGCCCTGCGCGCCCTGCTCGGCATCGCGCTGCTCACCGTCATGGATGCGGTGATCAAGGCGCAGATGCAGGAGCATTCCTTCATCGTGGCGCTGTTCATGCGCTTCGCGATGGGCGGCGTCTGCGCGCTCGTGGTGCTCGCCATTGCGCGGCCGCCCGTGCCGACACGCGCCAGCGTGATCGGCAACAGCGTGCGCGTGCCGGTCGTGGTGCTGACGGCGGGCAGCTTCTTTTACTCGATCTCGGTCCTGCCGCTGGCGGAGGCGCTGACGCTCGCCTTCCTCGCGCCCGTCTTCGTGGCGCTTCTCGGCGGGGTTCTGCTCAAGGAAAAGATGGATGCGCGGATCTGGCAGGCGCTCGGCTTCGGCGTGGCGGGCATGCTCGTCATGGTCTGGCCGCGGCTGCAGGGGCAGGTCAGCGGCGCCGGGCTCGGCGTGGCCGCCGCCCTGTTCTCGGCCGTGGCCTATGCCTTCAACCTGATCCTGCTGCGGCGCATCGCGCTGAAGGAGCATCCCGCGGTCATCGTCGCCTTCCAGAACTGCGGGCCGGCCCTGCTGCTGGCGGTGCCCGCCGCGCTCGTCTTCGTGCCGCTGAGCGCCGCCGATCTCCTGATCTATCTCGCGGCGGGCGCGCTCGGGGTCGCCGGCCATCTGACCCTGACCTCGGCCTTCGCGCGGGCGGAAGCCTCGCGTCTGGCGCCGCTGGAATACACCGCGCTGATCTGGGCGAGCCTGCTCGGCTATGTCTTCTTCGACGAGGTGCCGCTGATCACCACCTATGCGGGCGCGGTGCTGATCGTCGCGGGCGCGATCGCGATCAGCCGGCGTTGA
- a CDS encoding GNAT family N-acetyltransferase produces MTAQLLPLRPARDDDSAPLAALIAASFAEYPNCVFEWAEFPELRQPASHFAAKGGRLWVADAPEGGIAASLGATPVPAQNAVEITKVYAAPAFRGSGLAQALFGEALRFARDGGFEAMMLWSDTRFARGHRFYEKLGFRRWPGERYLADVSETWEFHFRLDLRGAP; encoded by the coding sequence ATGACCGCCCAGCTCCTTCCCCTTCGCCCGGCCCGTGACGACGACTCCGCGCCGCTCGCAGCGCTGATCGCCGCGAGCTTCGCCGAATACCCGAACTGTGTCTTCGAATGGGCGGAGTTCCCCGAGCTGCGCCAGCCGGCCAGCCACTTCGCCGCGAAGGGCGGCCGGCTCTGGGTCGCCGACGCGCCGGAAGGCGGGATCGCCGCCTCGCTCGGCGCCACGCCGGTCCCCGCGCAGAACGCGGTCGAGATCACCAAGGTCTATGCCGCTCCCGCCTTCCGCGGCTCGGGCCTGGCGCAGGCCCTCTTCGGCGAGGCGCTGCGCTTTGCCCGCGACGGCGGGTTCGAGGCGATGATGCTGTGGTCGGACACGCGCTTCGCGCGCGGGCATCGCTTCTACGAGAAGCTGGGCTTCCGGCGCTGGCCCGGCGAGCGCTACCTCGCCGACGTGTCCGAAACCTGGGAGTTCCATTTCCGGCTCGACCTGCGCGGCGCGCCATGA
- a CDS encoding BLUF domain-containing protein, with translation MNTAPLQQLVYTSIYRAGRVDSELQALRAILAVSRRNNLAAGVTGFLIFDRDSFVQVLEGPREALDATMARIAQDDRHRDVAVIDIRPISERVFQAWTMGGCRRTPQQQPIFAAHGIPDRIDRTELSFETVVSLARDLSTQTSAQG, from the coding sequence ATGAACACGGCACCTCTTCAGCAACTGGTCTACACCTCCATCTACCGCGCCGGTCGGGTCGACAGCGAGTTGCAGGCGCTGCGCGCGATTCTGGCGGTGTCGCGCCGCAACAATCTCGCCGCCGGCGTCACCGGCTTCCTGATCTTCGACCGCGACAGCTTCGTGCAGGTCCTGGAAGGGCCCCGCGAGGCGCTCGACGCGACGATGGCCCGCATCGCCCAGGACGACCGGCATCGGGACGTCGCGGTGATCGACATCCGCCCGATCAGCGAGCGCGTCTTCCAGGCCTGGACGATGGGGGGCTGTCGCCGGACCCCGCAGCAGCAGCCGATCTTCGCCGCTCACGGCATCCCGGACCGGATCGATCGGACCGAGCTTTCCTTCGAGACGGTCGTGTCCCTGGCTCGGGATCTCAGCACCCAGACGTCGGCGCAGGGCTGA
- a CDS encoding lipopolysaccharide biosynthesis protein, translating to MTVLLPFVVNAALNFVLGLLIAFFLGPSEFGRYAIGAAIIVLVNTAMMDWIRLSAVRFYSLRSRETEPEIRATLDLLVAGVSITLCALLVVAVVAGFDLRLPAMMLSAAVLAGIGAGLFDYHGAIARARFLDAAYARLVIVKNLLALVLMVGGAWLTRDPTVVLLGGLISAAVALVSVRRRLADAPLSLKAGRADLAWTFARYALPIVAGNAIYSLIPLMNRSLLAGAHGFAEAGYFSLASDMGLRLFGTLGATLEIVLLREVIRLDETRGRRAAQRRIAANLVIVLAVALPAAVGFALALPAFDRLLVPPSFQGRFSAYMAPLLPGFVALTIFQAGLYPVFLLEKRTLVTTLAALVALLVNVAVLTAFGAGQPSAYALAQMAAFLVVLAITAVAALRILPAMPSLRDCGAILLAVALMALAIWPLQGRLPAAAELALQVAIGALVYGAVILACDVARSRTLLRLRWASRRARGA from the coding sequence ATGACGGTCCTTCTGCCTTTCGTCGTCAACGCCGCGTTGAACTTCGTTCTCGGGCTGCTGATCGCCTTTTTCCTCGGGCCTTCGGAATTCGGCCGCTATGCGATCGGCGCCGCCATCATCGTCCTGGTCAACACCGCGATGATGGACTGGATCAGGCTCTCGGCCGTGCGCTTCTATTCGCTGCGCAGCCGCGAGACCGAGCCGGAGATCCGCGCGACGCTGGACCTGCTCGTCGCCGGCGTCAGCATCACACTCTGCGCGCTGCTCGTCGTCGCCGTGGTGGCGGGGTTCGACCTGCGCCTGCCGGCGATGATGCTCTCGGCCGCCGTGCTGGCCGGCATCGGGGCCGGCCTCTTCGATTATCATGGCGCCATCGCCCGGGCGCGGTTCCTCGATGCGGCCTATGCCCGGCTGGTGATCGTCAAGAACCTGCTCGCCCTCGTCCTGATGGTGGGCGGCGCCTGGCTGACCCGGGACCCGACCGTGGTTCTGCTGGGCGGACTGATCAGCGCGGCCGTGGCGCTGGTGTCCGTCCGGCGCCGGCTGGCCGATGCGCCGCTGTCGCTGAAGGCGGGCCGGGCGGATCTCGCCTGGACCTTCGCGCGCTATGCGCTGCCGATTGTCGCGGGCAACGCGATCTATTCGCTGATCCCGCTGATGAACCGCTCGCTGCTGGCGGGCGCCCATGGCTTCGCCGAGGCGGGCTATTTCTCGCTGGCCTCGGACATGGGCTTGCGCCTGTTCGGAACGCTGGGCGCAACGCTCGAGATCGTGCTCCTGCGCGAGGTCATCCGGCTCGACGAAACCCGCGGCCGGCGCGCCGCGCAGCGTCGGATCGCCGCCAACCTGGTGATCGTGCTGGCCGTGGCGCTGCCGGCAGCCGTCGGCTTCGCGCTGGCGCTGCCGGCTTTCGACCGTCTGCTGGTGCCGCCGAGCTTCCAGGGCCGCTTCTCCGCCTATATGGCGCCGCTGCTGCCCGGCTTCGTCGCGCTCACCATCTTCCAGGCGGGGCTCTACCCGGTCTTCCTGCTCGAGAAGCGCACGCTGGTGACGACGCTGGCGGCGCTGGTCGCCCTCCTCGTCAATGTCGCGGTGCTCACCGCCTTCGGGGCAGGACAGCCATCTGCCTATGCGCTGGCGCAGATGGCGGCGTTCCTCGTCGTGCTCGCCATCACGGCGGTGGCGGCGCTACGGATCCTGCCGGCGATGCCATCTCTGCGGGACTGTGGCGCGATCCTCCTGGCGGTCGCCCTGATGGCGCTGGCGATCTGGCCGCTGCAGGGGCGCCTGCCCGCCGCGGCCGAACTGGCCCTCCAGGTCGCCATCGGCGCGCTGGTTTATGGCGCCGTGATCCTGGCCTGCGACGTGGCACGCTCACGGACGCTGCTGCGGCTGCGGTGGGCGTCCCGCCGCGCCCGCGGCGCCTGA
- a CDS encoding L,D-transpeptidase yields MRPVLSVSLLVLAGALAGPAPSRAQGYPDPMTTASSPRGQYGGGFIELLMTGRDPSPRGGVVYNRPGASAYGHSARPAAGYEADPFGQSAGPSAPNGRRVAALGQPLEMERPIERVIDPRFRKQEVAYDGPHRPGTIIIDTPQRFLFLVQPNGRALRYGVGVGRPGFSWAGMKTVSRKAEWPNWTPPPEMLKRRPDLPRFMPGGPENPMGARALYLGSSLYRIHGTNEPHTIGQAVSSGCIRMTNDDVQDLYERVRVGAKVLVI; encoded by the coding sequence ATGCGTCCCGTTTTGTCCGTCTCGTTGCTCGTGCTCGCAGGCGCGCTGGCCGGCCCAGCGCCATCCCGGGCCCAGGGCTATCCCGATCCGATGACGACCGCCTCGTCGCCGCGTGGCCAGTATGGCGGTGGTTTCATCGAGCTGCTGATGACCGGACGGGACCCGAGCCCGCGGGGAGGCGTGGTCTACAACCGGCCCGGCGCGTCGGCCTATGGCCACAGCGCTCGTCCTGCCGCCGGCTACGAGGCCGATCCCTTCGGCCAGTCCGCCGGCCCCTCGGCCCCTAATGGACGCCGTGTCGCGGCGCTCGGCCAGCCGCTCGAGATGGAGCGCCCGATCGAGCGCGTCATCGACCCCCGCTTCCGCAAGCAGGAGGTCGCCTATGACGGGCCGCACAGGCCCGGCACGATCATCATCGACACGCCCCAGCGCTTTCTGTTCCTCGTCCAGCCGAACGGGCGCGCGCTGCGCTACGGCGTCGGCGTCGGCCGGCCGGGCTTCTCCTGGGCCGGCATGAAGACCGTCAGCCGCAAGGCCGAGTGGCCGAACTGGACGCCGCCGCCGGAAATGCTGAAGCGCCGGCCCGATCTGCCGCGCTTCATGCCGGGCGGGCCCGAGAACCCGATGGGCGCGCGCGCCCTCTATCTCGGATCCTCGCTCTATCGCATCCACGGTACGAACGAGCCGCATACGATCGGCCAGGCGGTCTCCTCGGGCTGCATCCGCATGACCAATGACGACGTCCAGGACCTCTACGAGCGCGTCCGGGTCGGCGCCAAGGTCCTGGTGATCTGA